One part of the Lapillicoccus jejuensis genome encodes these proteins:
- a CDS encoding ABC transporter permease codes for MTAPLLTGPEAGAPAAGRTTRLRTSLRRTEVVLAGIAVAAFVVLALTTGGNLVQPSTLQAILQYLAVPIVIGLAQMVVLAVGQMNLSVGVLTGLTAVVAASLMVDAGLPAGLAVVAALLLGLLVGLTNGLLVVLTRINGFIVTLATMTIVAGIRYGVHGTGTYQGYSPGLVSLGRASVLGVPTVFLAAVVVAVLVALFFARGVVGRQMLASGGNPLAARLSGISNDRSVVVAHALSGLLAGVAGVLVVALSGSVNASIGDDLLLPSFAAPIIGGVALAGGVVSVLGTCLAAFIVRLVDVAQAQYNINPRWVDLVVGAVVLGAVLVSQKRVKEGSS; via the coding sequence ATGACCGCCCCCCTGCTCACCGGCCCCGAGGCCGGGGCGCCCGCGGCCGGCCGCACCACGCGGCTGCGGACGTCGCTGCGCCGTACGGAGGTCGTCCTCGCCGGCATCGCCGTCGCGGCCTTCGTCGTCCTCGCCCTCACCACGGGCGGCAACCTCGTGCAGCCGAGCACGCTGCAGGCGATCCTGCAGTACCTCGCGGTGCCGATCGTCATCGGTCTGGCCCAGATGGTCGTCCTCGCCGTCGGCCAGATGAACCTCTCGGTCGGGGTGCTCACCGGGCTCACCGCCGTCGTGGCCGCCTCGCTCATGGTCGACGCGGGACTGCCCGCCGGGCTCGCCGTCGTCGCGGCCCTCCTGCTCGGCCTGCTCGTCGGGCTGACCAACGGGCTGCTCGTCGTCCTCACCCGGATCAACGGGTTCATCGTCACGCTCGCGACGATGACCATCGTCGCCGGGATCCGCTACGGCGTGCACGGCACCGGCACCTACCAGGGCTACTCGCCGGGGCTGGTGTCGCTCGGCCGCGCCTCGGTCCTCGGCGTCCCGACGGTCTTCCTCGCGGCGGTCGTCGTCGCCGTGCTGGTCGCGCTCTTCTTCGCCCGCGGCGTCGTCGGCCGGCAGATGCTGGCCAGCGGCGGCAACCCGCTCGCCGCCCGGCTCTCCGGGATCTCCAACGACCGCTCCGTCGTCGTCGCCCACGCCCTGTCCGGGCTGCTCGCCGGTGTCGCCGGGGTCCTCGTCGTCGCGCTCTCCGGCTCGGTCAACGCGAGCATCGGCGACGACCTGCTCCTGCCGAGCTTCGCCGCCCCCATCATCGGCGGCGTCGCGCTGGCCGGCGGCGTGGTCAGCGTCCTCGGCACCTGCCTCGCCGCCTTCATCGTGCGCCTCGTCGACGTGGCGCAGGCGCAGTACAACATCAACCCGCGCTGGGTCGACCTCGTCGTCGGCGCCGTCGTCCTCGGCGCGGTCCTCGTCAGCCAGAAGCGCGTCAAGGAGGGCTCGTCGTGA